The Clostridia bacterium DNA segment TACCCTTATTAATTATCTTTTTCATATCAAAGAACCAGGCAGAAAACATCTCCCAGAGCATAACCCATCCACCAATGAATAGGCCCTCATCTAGTACCGAAAAAAATATCGATTCCGACCCGTGGCTTTCTAAATAGTAGCCAGCTGTTAACAATATCCCACCGATAAATGTATAGGAAACGATTTCACGTAGCACTCTCAACTTATTCTTTTTTATTCTTCTCAGCTGATATTCAAAATAATTATGCATACCCTTTATGCTTCTATCTTCCCTTTTCTGATTAATTTCCTGATTTAAAATATAGAATTTAATCAGTAGATCATACTTCATTGGAATCTCATACGAACACTCTAGTAAATACTCCGTTAGGTCTTCATCAAGATCTCTATTCGTAAAAGGAGAAAAATCCCAATCACTATATGCATCCCGGTAGTCTTCTAGCTGTACATCCAGTATAAAACGTTTATTGATTTCATCATACTCATAGCTTTTTCCAAGATCCCTTTTATCCATTTCACTCTCAGTCCTTTTCATTTTATCTGATTCTTTGGATATTCTCCTATTAGGATAGATATTCCTTTCTGCATGCTGATAATTGTTAATAATAAGCCATTTTTCAACCTCTGAAATAGTATATCCAAATATTTTGTTGCTAAAACCTTATATCAACCGAGCTTCTAGATACCTGTTCCTTGCTATACTCATTTTTTTTACATGTATTGAACAGCGTCAATTTCTTCAACATGCAATTTAAAATTAGTGCAGATAGAAATCCTCATCAAGATTCTCCACCTGCACTAGATTGTATGCCTATCTTTTTCAGATATCGTACCTGTTAGATTACAATTCATCGTTTCCAGCTTCTTTGGTTATATATTTTCAGCTAAAAAATCAGTCTATCTATCCAATAATTCTTCAACCAACTCTTGCTTGAATATTGGAGCGCCCCAACCTGTATATCTAGATTTAATTACACTGCTGTTTTCAGCATCATCCCGTAAGAGCTTGCTATGATGTTGGCTAAGCACTCTAAAAACTTCAATCATTTCCTGTTGCTCAATTCGGCCATAGCCACTAAGTAGACGCGCAGCTAGGCCAGCCGCCATTGGCGAGGCAAAGCTAGTTCCATGTCCAGCAATATGGTCTGGTGGTCTTAAAAAGATAAAGTCAAGATAAGAAGTAATTGCAGAGCTATCATCTCTTTTACATACTTCTTCTTCGATAAGGCTAGCTGCCCCAATGGTGATTGCTACATCCATGGCCAAGCCGAAAGGGCCCTTGTCTCTATCGTTACCAGCTGCACAAAAAACCAATAAACCGCGTTCAATAAAGTCTTCCAACATTTGGACAAATTCGGAAGGATAACCCTCCGCAGACAAGCTTATATTTATAATGTGAATTTCTTTTTCCACAATATATTGAACCATCTCTATCAGCTTGAAATTTCTAAGATTATACCAGGCATGATATACGTTGACCTCCGGAGCCATATACCGAAGAGAGGCTTCCACTCTGCTGGCATGGTCTGTTCCTGGTACCTCGAAAATGAGCACATTGACCTTTTGGCCTTTGTATCCCATCTCATCTAACCTTTTTATCCCATGAAATAATAATTCCTTATCCATACCTACCTCATACCTATTTTGTCTACTAGCTTTACGCTGTTTATCTAATTGCTACAAATAAACCCAATTATATTTCAATCTCATTTAATAATTCTCTAAGTTTCTTTACTTCATCTACAGTCAAGGTGACGCCCTTGCCCATCTTTTCGTGATTTGGATCCCATTCCCTGAGATCGTACTTAGCTTCCCTACCATTCCAACTAACAAGGTTCATTTCCTTGGACCAGCCTTTTGCTGATTCAGATAACGTACCAATATTTTCCTTAATTTCAAACTTTATCTCTTTCATAATTCTACCTCCAAATATTAACCATTCTGCCGAATGAACTTTACTTGTCAACCTTAGCTTCTTAAATGCCATCTACTAAAATTCTACAGCAGGCGTAAGGACTTCATCAAATGAATATGCTTTTGATTTCTAAAGATTATATACAATTCAATCTTTCGATTCTAGTTCATATGCTTTTCATTGTCTATTATCACATAAAAATGATAGAATAGCGTACATACATAGGAATTCATTTTGCTTATAAGGAGGTATTTATGTCTAAACTTATAACTCGTTATCTGATTTACTTATCTACAATTGCCGTAATTTCCTACTTTTATTCTGGATTTCAGGTAAGCTCTATCTCGGCAATGGTGGTATTCTCATTGGTACTATTCTTAATCAACCTGATTGTGAAGCCACTCGTGCAGCTTTTAACCATTCCCATTACAGTGATGACACTTGGATTGTTCTTACTAGTAATTAACACCTGGATGATTATGCTCGCATCCTCACTAGTAAATGGTGTCTACGTAAATGGTTTTATGAGCGCTTTCTTGGTATCTTTGATGCTTGCTATTTTGCAAAGTCTTGTTAAAAGTAAAAAATAACGAATTAAGGAAGATTTCCTAAATCAGGGAATCTTCCTTATATTTTAATCTCAAACTTTTCTAGGTACATTTATTGGATTATTTTCACTTCTACGACTTCGTTCATTTCGATTAATCCAATTTCAACTGTCAATCCAATACTCTAATCCACAAAAGGAAGCAAATAGCCATAACCCTCTTCTTCCATATTTTCTTTGGGTATGAATCTCATTGCTGCACTGTTTATACAATAACGTAGACCACCCATTTCCTTGGGACCATCGGTAAACACATGTCCTAAATGTGAATCTGCCGTTTTACTCCGCACTTCTGTTCGATTCATACCATGAGCCATATCCGTTTTCTCCTGGACCAAAGATTCCTCTATCGGCTTAGAAAAGCTAGGCCAACCGCATCCTGAATCAAACTTATCTTTCGAAAAGAACAAGGGCTCATCGCTTACCACATCCACATAGATGCCGACTTTGTTTTGACTCCAATAGTCATTCATAAACGGTGTTTCCGTGCCCGACATTTGTGTTACCCTGAATTGCTCTTGACTCAGTTTTTTACGAATTTCATCTTTGGAAGGTTTACTGTATTTCTTGGAGACAATTTTCTTAGTCATGCCTATACCCCCGCCTTACTTAAGTCAATATGGCAATATCCGCCTGGATGCTTTTTCAAATAGTCTTGATGTTCCTCCTCCGCAATCACATAATTACGAACTAACTTTACATCTACTACAATTGGTTTTGTATACTTTTCAGACATTTCCTTCAAAAATTCTTCCACTGTAGGAATTTCCGACTCCTCTGTCACATAGATGCCAGTACGGTATTGTCTACCTTTGTCATTACCTTGTTTGTTCACGCTAGTTGGATCAATAATCTTAAAATACTCCGTCAGCAAAGTCACAAGTGGCAACCTTAGTTCATCGTACTCCACCTTCACCGTCTCCGCATGATCTGTACGATGTAATTCCATATAGCTGGTACTCTCCGTGATTCCATTGCTGTAGCCTACTTCAGTACGCAAGACACCTTCAATACGATCAAAATAGGCTTGTACTCCCCAAAAACAACCGCCTGCTAGATAGATGGTACTCATTAACATCACTCCTCACAACTATTTTCTACACGTAAGTTGTTATAGACCTCATTTAGTGTCATAGAGCCACATAAGATGTTTTCATATACCTGTTCCATCAAGGAACCGTCCAAAATAGAGCGGAACCCTTTAAGTCCAAAAAATTCTTTTACAAAAGGTGTCTTAGGATTAAATATTAACTCTCTGCCCGTACCCTGCTGTTCAATCTTCCCGTTGTTTAAAAGAATAATCCTTGTTCCCAGCTTTAAAGCCTCTGCAATATCATGCGTTACAAAGATAACTGTTTTCCCCAGCTTTGCATGCAGTGACTTCAGTTCGTCCTGCAAGGTACCCCTCGCAATCTCATCCACTGCACCAAATGGCTCATCCATCAATATGATATCTGGATCCGCCGCAAGTGCTCTTGCTACACCAATCCTTTGGCGTTGCCCTCCACTCAGTTCCCGTGGATACCGTGTTAAAAAGCTTCTTTCAAAGCCGAGTAAGTCAATCAGCTCTTCTGCTCTTTTCCTTCTTGTTCCCTTTGCAACCTTCATAAGTGACAACACGTAAGTAATGTTGTTTTCTATGGTCAAATGTGGCAAAAGTCCAATATGTTGAATCACATACCCGATACTTCTTCTTAGTTCAATCGTATCCCACTCTTGAATATTCCGACCATTTACAATAATTTGACCGGACTCAAAAGTAAGAAGCTTATTAATCATTTTAAGCAGCGTCGTCTTACCACAGCCCGAGGCCCCTAAAAGTACCACAAACTCACCCTTTTCTACATCCAAAGATAAATGATCAATGACAAGTTGATCCTTCTGATATGATTTCACTATGTCTTGAATCTGGATAACTTGCATATTACAGCAATCCCTTTTGAGTCAAGAAATCCATTGCCACCTGTTTGGGATCCATATCTTCTATTTCTACCAAATAGTTCATCTCTGTCATTTCTTCATTGCTAATAAGGCCGTCCATCATTGCCAAAATACTAGTTAGCTCAGGATACATATCTAGCGTTTCTTGACGAACCAGCGTTGCTGCAAAATAGGAAGGGAAGAAATTCATATCATCCTCTAGGACAACCAAACCAAATTCTTTCAAACGTCCATCTGTCGAAAAAATGTTAATTGCATCAACTTGATCAGAGCCAATTGCTTGATATTTAAGACCTATATCCAATTCCACCTTATCATCAAAATCAAATCCATACGCTGCCTCTAATCCTGGATAACCATCCTCACGCTCATAAAAATCATATTCCGCACCCAACGCAAGTTGGTCACTTACTTTTGCAAGATCACTATACGTTTTAATATTCATAGCTTCTGCTACTTCTTTCTTCATAGCAATGCCATACGTATCGTTAAAGCCATAGAGCTCTGACCAAACAATATCAAAATCACTCTTGTATTGTTCCTTCACAGCTTCATATAAGGCTTGTGGATCATTAATCAAATCCTGTTTTAAAACAAACAGCCAACCTGTTCCAGTGTATTCTGGATAGATATCTATTTCTCCATTAATCATACCTGGATGGATGTTTGATGTACCACCACCGATGCCCAACTTTTGTTCAACCACAATATCTGAATTAGACTCAATCAGCTGGGTCAGCATTTCCACCAAGATATACTGTTCCGTCATTGGCTTTGAAGCAATGACTACCGTCTTTTCATCCTTTGCACATCCAATTATACTTAGTGATATTACGAGCACAAGCAACAATACAAATATTTTTTTCGTTAAACCTACTCTACCGTTCATACTTTTACCTCCCTGTTGATTCTTTTCCTAAAACCCTACTATATAGTCTTTTTTCCAATAGACCCAGCAATGCATCCGCTATGATTGCCAGTAGGGCAACCAATAAACTACCCGCAATCGTCATCTCGGGGAAATAGGTCGTTATGCCCCGCCACAGTGCATTTCCTAAACCGCCCGCACCTATAAAACTTGCAACTCCTGCCAAAGCAATGGTCATCACGACCATAGTCCGTATGCCTGTTATAATCACCGGCATTGCTAGTGGCAATTGAACCCGTAGCAACAATTGACTTGGCGTGCTTCCCATGCCAATCGCTGATTCAATAATTTGGTCATCTACCTCCATAATCCCCACATATGTATTTTTAACGATTGGAAGCATCCCGTAAATCACCAAGGCGATAATTGCACTTTTATTACCGATGCCAGTGATGGCTACTAAGAATCCAAACAGAGCAATCGATGGAATCGTATAAAGAAAATTGTTGATGCCCATCACAATGGAAGCTAGATTCCGATTCTTTGTTATTAGAACACCTACCGTTAAACCAATGATTAAAATAAAAAATACAGATACCCCTGTTAAAAAGATATGATCCAATGTCAATTCTAGAAAATAGGGCCACCGTTCTGTGTAAACACGTATTACTCCTTTTATGACTTCCATTGCACCTCCTGCTATTGTATAAACTATTCCTATACCTACATATTCCACTCTTTACCCCTGCTTCCTCTTAAGCATACCGAATAAAATGACATATTGCATATTTTTTAGTACCCCTCATTAAATTTCAAGCTCGAGCTGCTTAGTGCTATGATTAATAAGTAAGAAGTAGCACCAAAACAAGGAGGCTAAAATGAAACAGTTTAAACTAATAAGCATATTGCTCATTGTAATGCTCGCTTTCAGTGCCTGCTCATCAGGTGAAGACCCTGCTGAACAACCCCCGATAGACACCCCAGAAGGGCCCACAATCAACGAACTTGCAGAAGTGGAAGTACGAGAATATGAAGGAGAAGATCTTTCGTCTATCCTCGATTTTAGAGAAAACTCTATCAAGGGACCACAGGATGTCGATATTGACGCATATAGACTTACTGTTGATGGCTTGGTAGATAACCCGATGGAATACACTTATGATGAAGCGCTCGGATTTGACCGATATTCCAAAGTCGTAAACATGTATTGTGTAGAAGGTTGGAGCGTAAATCTTCTTTGGGAAGGGATAAAAGTTGCTGATCTTTTGGAACAAGCTGGTATTGATCCATCCGCCAAAACTGTCATCTTTCATGCTGTAGATGAGTACACAACTTCTGTACCCTTGGATTTCATTTTAGACAATGATATCTTATTAGCCTATAAAATGAATGACGTAGTCCTGCCTAAAGAAAGAGGATTTCCTTTCCAATTGGTAGCACAAGACAAGCTTGGTTACAAATGGATTAAATGGGTAACAAGAATAGAGCTTTCCGATGATGAGAACTATAAGGGCTTCTGGGAAAGCAGAGGTTACAACAATGAAGCTGATATCTAGGCTCAATAAAATTGCCGCTTGGGCCTTGATTCCCTTATTTATGCTATTTATTATTTCTGGTTTGGATTCGGTTAGCAGACAGTTTATTCCCATCTTATCCAGTCTATGGCATATTAAATACTTGTTTATACCCACTATGATTGCTTTTTTAATCCACTCTAGCTATGTAATTTACACTCGGGTTGTAAAAAAAGCAAAACACAAAATGCTTGCAAAACTAATACTGCCATTTTACTTGTTGCTAAACCTGTTAATTATCGTTTGGTTTGTAATGGCCATATATTAAATAAACCGGAGTGCCAGAAGATTCTATACTCTTCCGTCACTCCGATTTTTAGTTATTATGCTAGCTTGCCAGCCTATTAAAATTTCCAAAAGCAGCACATCGGCCACCTATCGTTACTTTATCCCTATTATTTTTGAAATCATCCATGCGATATTTACAAGGAGCCATAGCAAGGAAACGAATTAATTTACCAGTTTGCCCTACGACCAAAATCATAGACATCAGTATATCCCAAAGAACTTAGTATCTTAACTGCCTTCATGCTTCTAGAACCGCTCTCACAATAGACTATTACCGGCTGATCCTTCCTACTAATCTTTTTCGGTGCAACCGATTTAATGGTATGGAGTGACATTAATTTACTTCCCTTAATGTGACCAGCTTGATATTCTTTTGCAGTACGTACATCTAGCAATACTGCTTTTTCTTCTCTAATCTTTTTCTTCGCTTCTTCCTTGCCAATCTTCTTTCTACCACGATAATATATCTTTTTATACAAACTAAATACAACCAAAGCTGCTAACGCCGGTATCAGTATATCCATGTTTACTCCTATACACTCTGAAATGCGCCATAAGGACACATCATCAAGCATTTACCACATTGTACACACTTCGCCTTATCAATAGTTGGTGCTTCAAATCCCTGCTGCTCAATTGCTCCAGTTGGACAATACGCGATAGAGGGGCAACGGTGGTTTTTAGGACAGCGTTGTCCTTCAACAATTATGCTCATTTTATTCTCCTTTACTCTTCACAAGTTTCATATACCCCAGTGGGGTATATGAGAAGAATAACAGAATTATCTTTTTCTGTCAAAATAATTCTAATCGCTTTTATCCCTTTAGAGATTAGGAAAAACAAATCATTCCTATTTTGCATATAATGAACTATTTGGTCAGAACAATATGTAGACAATCCTATAAATAATTAATGATTACACACAATCTAAAAATCTGTTATACTGTAAAACATAGCGAGTAGCGAAAGCGTAAGTCCAGTTATAACTGGACTTACGCTTTTTTATTTGCAAAAAGCAGTATTTTTCACACACTTTTAGTAATTCAGAACTATTTTATGGAGGTTGTCATGAACAAAAACTATTTAGCAGAAGAAAAACTAGGAACACTTTTACTGAAATTCTCTATTCCTTGCATTCTCTCCCTTCTAATTTCATCCCTGTACAATATCGTTGACCAAATATTTATAGGTCACGCTGTTGGTTATCTTGGAAATGGAGCTACAAATGTAGTCTTCCCCATTACGATTATAGCCTTATCCTTAGCCTTATTCATTGGCGATGGTAGTGCCGCACTTCTCAGTATATGTTCTGGGAAAAAAGATTATGAATCTGGACGAAAAAGTGTTGGATCAGCAGTAACCCTAATGATTATGGTAAGCATTGCGCTGACCTTGGTTGCTGTTTTGAATAAAGAAGCTATCCTATGGCGCTTTGGCGCTACTGAAAATAACATTCGCTATGCTATTGAATATATGAATTATATTCTAATCGGTATCCCCTTCTTTATATTGGCAAACTCGATAAATTCAATTATTCGAGCGGACGGAAGCCCACAATATGCAATGGGATCCATGTTTATTGGTGCAATCGTAAACATCGTATTAGACGCCATCTTTATATTTGTATTCAATTGGGGCATGATGGGTGCTGGACTTGCCACATCGATTGGCCAAGTAATTTCTGCAGCAGTGTCCTGTCGGTACTTATTCAGAATGAATACATTTACATTAGGATTACAGGACCTTGTCCCCAATGCAATAATTGGGAAATTCTTGCCACTGGGGGTTAGTAGCTTCATAACGCAAATATCCATTGTGATTACTTTTACGGTCATGAACAATGTATTGGTTACGCAGGGAGCACTATCAAAATATGGTAGTGATATTCCTTTGACTGCTTTTGGTATTGTTACAAAAGTCTTTCAAATCGTAATTTCTGTTATCGTGGGAATCGCAATTGGTGCACAACCCATTGTCGGCTTTAATTTAGGTGCTGGCAAATATGACCGAATTAAGTCCTTATATGCCTTAGTCCTAAAAGCTGAAATTATATTTGCGACCATTAGTACTTTAGCTTTTGAACTGTTTCCTAGTCAAATACTAGGTTTATTCGGTACAGAAAATAACCTGTATTTGGCATTTGGCGTTAAAGCTTTTAGAATCTACTTGGCTTTTGTCATTTTATGTGCGGTGCAAAAATCATCGTCCATCTTTTTACAAGCGCTAGGAAAGCCAGTACTCTCTATGGGGTTATCCCTTCTAAGAGACATCGTCTTAGTCTTACCGTTAATATTCATAATGACCAATATTATGGGTGTTGAAGGTATTCTCTTTACAGCACCAATAGCAGATCTTATCTCCTTTCTTGCAACCGCTCTTGTCATGATATACATCATGAAAGGCTTAGGAAAAGAAAGCGAAGAAAACAAGATTAATATAGTTGCTCTTAAGAAAGCTGAAAATTTGTTATAGATTCAGCCATCTTGGTATCTAACATATTCTCTTCAAACAGCAGTATGAGATGAACCAAACGAATGATTCATCTCACACTGACTTCACTTTAAAACCCAACCACTACTCAACATATAGCATGCCACCAAATCCAAACCATTGCACCACTTCGTCCAAATCAAGGGTTGCCATAGAGCCCCAGGAGGAAACATCCATTGTGGTTTTCATGGTTTCCGGATTCTCATGAAGTGCTGTAATCGTGACCCAGTGCCGTTGGAAGTCTTCTTCTCTTTGATGTCCCCCATGATCTATAAAGCCTACATTCTTTAAACTTCTATTCAAGTAGATTAACAATAGAACGGGTGAGTCGGATTGCAGGCCTTCTTGAATAAATTGAATAACGTTGTCCATATTTCCAATTCTCTTCTTGGAACGAATTAGTAGGTCAATCCCCCTACTCTTGCCATATTGCCTTATCCCGTTTGAAAGCATAGACAGGGTTGGCAAACCTAGTGTTACAGGCATACCATGAACTTGATGAATTGGTTTAAATACTTTAATGGGCGTAATATACTCGTATACATCTTGCATATGCCTTCTAAATTCTTCTATGGTAGGGTTCAAGATATCGTACTGGTATAATCCG contains these protein-coding regions:
- a CDS encoding S8/S53 family peptidase, with protein sequence MDKELLFHGIKRLDEMGYKGQKVNVLIFEVPGTDHASRVEASLRYMAPEVNVYHAWYNLRNFKLIEMVQYIVEKEIHIINISLSAEGYPSEFVQMLEDFIERGLLVFCAAGNDRDKGPFGLAMDVAITIGAASLIEEEVCKRDDSSAITSYLDFIFLRPPDHIAGHGTSFASPMAAGLAARLLSGYGRIEQQEMIEVFRVLSQHHSKLLRDDAENSSVIKSRYTGWGAPIFKQELVEELLDR
- a CDS encoding phage holin family protein, translated to MSKLITRYLIYLSTIAVISYFYSGFQVSSISAMVVFSLVLFLINLIVKPLVQLLTIPITVMTLGLFLLVINTWMIMLASSLVNGVYVNGFMSAFLVSLMLAILQSLVKSKK
- a CDS encoding ATP-binding cassette domain-containing protein, giving the protein MQVIQIQDIVKSYQKDQLVIDHLSLDVEKGEFVVLLGASGCGKTTLLKMINKLLTFESGQIIVNGRNIQEWDTIELRRSIGYVIQHIGLLPHLTIENNITYVLSLMKVAKGTRRKRAEELIDLLGFERSFLTRYPRELSGGQRQRIGVARALAADPDIILMDEPFGAVDEIARGTLQDELKSLHAKLGKTVIFVTHDIAEALKLGTRIILLNNGKIEQQGTGRELIFNPKTPFVKEFFGLKGFRSILDGSLMEQVYENILCGSMTLNEVYNNLRVENSCEE
- a CDS encoding glycine/betaine ABC transporter substrate-binding protein, with the protein product MNGRVGLTKKIFVLLLVLVISLSIIGCAKDEKTVVIASKPMTEQYILVEMLTQLIESNSDIVVEQKLGIGGGTSNIHPGMINGEIDIYPEYTGTGWLFVLKQDLINDPQALYEAVKEQYKSDFDIVWSELYGFNDTYGIAMKKEVAEAMNIKTYSDLAKVSDQLALGAEYDFYEREDGYPGLEAAYGFDFDDKVELDIGLKYQAIGSDQVDAINIFSTDGRLKEFGLVVLEDDMNFFPSYFAATLVRQETLDMYPELTSILAMMDGLISNEEMTEMNYLVEIEDMDPKQVAMDFLTQKGLL
- a CDS encoding ABC transporter permease; the protein is MEVIKGVIRVYTERWPYFLELTLDHIFLTGVSVFFILIIGLTVGVLITKNRNLASIVMGINNFLYTIPSIALFGFLVAITGIGNKSAIIALVIYGMLPIVKNTYVGIMEVDDQIIESAIGMGSTPSQLLLRVQLPLAMPVIITGIRTMVVMTIALAGVASFIGAGGLGNALWRGITTYFPEMTIAGSLLVALLAIIADALLGLLEKRLYSRVLGKESTGR
- a CDS encoding molybdopterin-dependent oxidoreductase: MKQFKLISILLIVMLAFSACSSGEDPAEQPPIDTPEGPTINELAEVEVREYEGEDLSSILDFRENSIKGPQDVDIDAYRLTVDGLVDNPMEYTYDEALGFDRYSKVVNMYCVEGWSVNLLWEGIKVADLLEQAGIDPSAKTVIFHAVDEYTTSVPLDFILDNDILLAYKMNDVVLPKERGFPFQLVAQDKLGYKWIKWVTRIELSDDENYKGFWESRGYNNEADI
- a CDS encoding rhodanese-like domain-containing protein — translated: MDILIPALAALVVFSLYKKIYYRGRKKIGKEEAKKKIREEKAVLLDVRTAKEYQAGHIKGSKLMSLHTIKSVAPKKISRKDQPVIVYCESGSRSMKAVKILSSLGYTDVYDFGRRANW
- a CDS encoding 4Fe-4S binding protein, encoding MSIIVEGQRCPKNHRCPSIAYCPTGAIEQQGFEAPTIDKAKCVQCGKCLMMCPYGAFQSV
- a CDS encoding MATE family efflux transporter, with translation MNKNYLAEEKLGTLLLKFSIPCILSLLISSLYNIVDQIFIGHAVGYLGNGATNVVFPITIIALSLALFIGDGSAALLSICSGKKDYESGRKSVGSAVTLMIMVSIALTLVAVLNKEAILWRFGATENNIRYAIEYMNYILIGIPFFILANSINSIIRADGSPQYAMGSMFIGAIVNIVLDAIFIFVFNWGMMGAGLATSIGQVISAAVSCRYLFRMNTFTLGLQDLVPNAIIGKFLPLGVSSFITQISIVITFTVMNNVLVTQGALSKYGSDIPLTAFGIVTKVFQIVISVIVGIAIGAQPIVGFNLGAGKYDRIKSLYALVLKAEIIFATISTLAFELFPSQILGLFGTENNLYLAFGVKAFRIYLAFVILCAVQKSSSIFLQALGKPVLSMGLSLLRDIVLVLPLIFIMTNIMGVEGILFTAPIADLISFLATALVMIYIMKGLGKESEENKINIVALKKAENLL